In a single window of the Candidatus Methylomirabilota bacterium genome:
- a CDS encoding Gfo/Idh/MocA family oxidoreductase, whose product MVPPAVRFSVIGLNHNHIYSQSNLLLRAGAKLVSFFAEEPDLAVEFARRYPEARPAADRRQILEDASIHLVVSAAIPCDRAPLGIDVMRHGKDYMSDKPAVTTLAQLAEVRRVQAETGRIFSVCFSERFENPATVRAGELVTSGAIGRVVQTVGLGPHRLNAPSRPGWFFERARYGGILTDIASHQADQFLFFTGSTEAQVVASQVANWNFPQRSETLSAGSRRSRSTSSASSPASTGRSRPGPSCPSPWPTPARPWS is encoded by the coding sequence ATGGTACCTCCGGCCGTCCGCTTCTCGGTCATCGGCCTGAACCACAACCACATCTACAGCCAATCGAACCTCCTGCTCCGGGCGGGCGCGAAGCTGGTCTCGTTCTTCGCCGAGGAGCCAGATCTGGCGGTCGAGTTCGCCCGCCGGTATCCCGAGGCCCGGCCGGCCGCCGATCGGCGCCAGATCCTGGAAGACGCGAGCATCCACCTGGTCGTCAGCGCCGCCATCCCGTGTGACCGCGCTCCCCTCGGCATCGACGTGATGCGGCACGGGAAGGACTACATGAGCGACAAGCCCGCCGTCACCACCCTCGCGCAACTGGCCGAGGTCCGGCGCGTGCAGGCCGAGACCGGACGGATCTTCTCGGTGTGCTTCAGCGAGCGATTCGAGAATCCGGCCACGGTGCGGGCCGGCGAGCTGGTCACGTCCGGGGCCATCGGCAGGGTCGTCCAGACCGTGGGCCTGGGCCCCCACCGGCTCAACGCGCCGAGCCGCCCCGGCTGGTTCTTCGAGCGGGCCCGCTACGGCGGCATCTTGACCGACATCGCGTCGCACCAGGCGGATCAGTTCCTCTTCTTCACCGGCTCGACGGAGGCCCAGGTGGTGGCGTCTCAGGTCGCCAACTGGAATTTTCCTCAAAGATCCGAGACGCTCTCGGCCGGTTCGCGCCGCTCCCGGAGCACTTCGTCGGCCAGTTCTCCCGCTTCCACCGGGCGCTCGCGACCGGGACCGAGCTGCCCGTCACCGTGGCCGACGCCCGCGCGGCCGTGGAGCTGA